Proteins found in one Halobaculum sp. MBLA0147 genomic segment:
- a CDS encoding translation initiation factor eIF-2B: MIDETVAEIREMQTHSSSVVAVKATRALTELVEREYATLEEFERDLEHNTGVLRRANPSHASLHRAMREVSDSVAGVADTTAEAKELLEETVERVTERIEAGKRGAAAVAAETIADGETIFTHDYSSTVLEAIETAVTEGAHLTVYVSEARPRYLGRKTARHLAAIDPIEVHLTTDAGAGYVLPECDRVLVGMDCVVGGDFYNRIGTFPVATAADRRDVPVDVVGSGTKVVGDGFRFENEFRPPYEVMREPVEDVTIENPAYEATPIDLLDRVLTDEGVRVPTEDGLSEPTPLAETDAAAAEPPGSDG; this comes from the coding sequence ATGATCGACGAGACGGTCGCGGAGATTCGCGAGATGCAGACCCACTCCTCGTCGGTGGTCGCGGTGAAGGCGACGCGGGCGCTGACGGAGCTCGTCGAGCGGGAGTACGCGACCTTAGAGGAGTTCGAGCGGGACCTCGAACACAACACCGGGGTGCTCCGGCGGGCGAACCCCTCGCACGCCTCGCTCCACCGGGCGATGCGGGAGGTGTCCGACAGCGTCGCGGGCGTCGCAGACACGACGGCCGAGGCGAAGGAGCTCCTCGAAGAGACCGTCGAGCGGGTCACCGAGCGGATCGAGGCGGGCAAGCGGGGTGCGGCGGCCGTCGCCGCGGAGACGATCGCCGACGGGGAGACGATCTTCACACACGACTACTCCTCGACCGTGCTGGAGGCGATCGAGACGGCCGTGACGGAGGGGGCACACCTGACGGTGTACGTATCCGAGGCGCGGCCGCGGTACCTCGGACGGAAGACGGCGCGCCACCTCGCGGCGATCGACCCGATCGAAGTCCACCTGACGACGGACGCCGGTGCGGGGTACGTCCTGCCGGAGTGTGATCGTGTGCTCGTCGGGATGGACTGTGTCGTCGGCGGGGACTTCTACAACCGGATCGGGACGTTCCCGGTGGCGACGGCCGCCGACCGGCGGGACGTGCCGGTGGACGTGGTCGGCTCGGGGACGAAGGTGGTCGGCGACGGGTTCCGGTTCGAGAACGAGTTCCGACCCCCGTACGAGGTGATGCGGGAACCCGTCGAGGACGTGACGATCGAGAATCCCGCCTACGAGGCGACGCCGATCGACCTGCTGGACCGCGTGCTCACCGACGAGGGCGTGCGCGTCCCGACCGAGGACGGGTTGAGCGAGCCGACGCCGCTGGCGGAGACGGACGCCGCCGCGGCGGAGCCACCAGGGTCGGACGGATGA
- a CDS encoding HVO_2523 family zinc finger protein, giving the protein MTEEGSESDGGVAGGDAGGSDVCARVGEESAAAREDHGRPCPQCGATLVHRHCEYVCPNHGVIMDCSDTFY; this is encoded by the coding sequence GTGACCGAGGAGGGTTCCGAGTCCGACGGGGGTGTGGCCGGCGGGGACGCTGGGGGTAGTGACGTGTGTGCGCGTGTCGGCGAGGAGAGTGCGGCGGCGCGCGAGGACCACGGGCGGCCCTGTCCGCAGTGTGGCGCGACGTTGGTCCACCGCCACTGCGAGTACGTCTGTCCGAACCACGGCGTGATCATGGACTGTTCGGACACGTTCTACTAG
- a CDS encoding helix-turn-helix domain-containing protein gives MIDTTLDMEQYDCPFIDTTADHEVAFSAVQWDFDTATESLETRMVVEGEGREALASGLASLRDHDNMGEYELLRKTGGVAQIRTVIEQTAAMETIRDGGGYITGPFYVEDGSELWHVGFDDRADEDGTLSRLDRHNEFDVVDREEPELPELQEFVQNAGAAMTLVEGCRDLSTVERETLETAASEGYFESPRSATLGTLADEFDVSKPAVSKNLRRGQRKMLERVVDALDELDGSGP, from the coding sequence ATGATCGACACGACACTGGACATGGAGCAGTACGACTGTCCGTTCATCGACACGACGGCGGACCACGAGGTCGCCTTCTCCGCCGTCCAGTGGGACTTCGACACCGCGACGGAGTCGTTGGAGACGCGGATGGTCGTCGAGGGGGAGGGACGCGAGGCGTTGGCGTCGGGGCTCGCCTCGCTGCGCGACCACGACAACATGGGAGAGTACGAACTCCTGCGGAAGACCGGTGGGGTGGCTCAGATCCGGACCGTGATCGAACAGACGGCGGCGATGGAGACGATCCGCGACGGCGGCGGCTACATCACCGGGCCGTTCTACGTCGAGGACGGCAGCGAACTGTGGCACGTCGGGTTCGACGACCGCGCGGACGAGGACGGGACCCTCTCCCGGCTGGACCGGCACAACGAGTTCGACGTGGTCGACCGCGAGGAGCCGGAGCTCCCGGAGCTCCAGGAGTTCGTCCAGAACGCCGGGGCGGCGATGACGCTCGTCGAGGGGTGTCGGGACCTCTCGACGGTCGAACGCGAGACACTGGAGACGGCCGCCAGCGAGGGGTACTTCGAGAGCCCGCGTTCGGCGACGCTGGGGACGCTCGCCGACGAGTTCGACGTGTCCAAGCCGGCCGTCTCGAAGAACCTCCGGCGCGGACAGCGGAAGATGCTCGAACGAGTCGTCGACGCCCTGGACGAACTCGACGGCTCGGGGCCGTGA
- a CDS encoding tubulin/FtsZ family protein encodes MKTVLIGVGQAGGKVTSALVEFDREMGFDAIRGALAVNTAQADLEPLPLDTVLVGQDRVNGHGVGGDNELGAEVMEADAGEVMAALDGRITAEAEAIFVVAGLGGGTGSGGAPVLAKELSRVYDVPVYGLGILPGSGEGSMYQVNAGRSLKTLVREADATLLIDNDAWHSSGESVEEGFQSINDAIAQRVGLLMASGEAVEGVGESVVDTSEIINTLRAGGIASLGYASAQAAADADDNVNVVTSVTRNALMTGASLPGARAAETGLVVLAGQPENISRKGVERARSWVEDETGSMRVRGGDFPLDSERIAALVLLGGVERSQRVEEFMERAREAQERDDEPDEDPAERFQTEELDDLI; translated from the coding sequence ATGAAGACGGTCCTCATCGGTGTCGGTCAGGCCGGAGGGAAGGTGACCTCCGCGTTGGTCGAGTTCGACCGCGAGATGGGTTTCGACGCCATCCGCGGCGCCCTGGCCGTGAACACCGCACAGGCAGACCTCGAGCCCCTCCCACTGGACACCGTCCTCGTCGGACAGGATCGTGTGAACGGACACGGCGTCGGCGGCGACAACGAACTCGGTGCCGAGGTGATGGAGGCCGACGCCGGCGAGGTGATGGCGGCACTCGACGGCCGGATCACCGCAGAGGCGGAGGCGATCTTCGTCGTCGCCGGCCTCGGCGGCGGGACCGGCTCCGGCGGTGCCCCCGTCCTCGCGAAGGAACTGAGCCGCGTGTACGACGTGCCAGTGTACGGACTCGGCATCCTCCCCGGGAGTGGCGAGGGGTCGATGTACCAGGTCAACGCCGGGCGCTCGCTGAAGACGCTCGTCCGCGAGGCCGACGCGACGCTGTTGATCGACAACGACGCCTGGCACTCCAGCGGGGAGAGCGTCGAGGAGGGGTTCCAGTCGATCAACGACGCGATCGCACAGCGGGTCGGCCTGTTGATGGCCTCCGGCGAGGCCGTCGAGGGCGTCGGCGAGTCCGTCGTCGACACCAGCGAGATCATCAACACGCTGCGAGCGGGCGGGATCGCGTCGCTCGGCTACGCCAGCGCGCAGGCCGCCGCCGACGCCGACGACAACGTCAACGTCGTCACGAGCGTCACCCGCAACGCGCTCATGACGGGTGCGTCGCTGCCCGGCGCGCGCGCCGCCGAGACCGGGTTGGTCGTGCTCGCGGGGCAGCCGGAGAACATCTCTCGGAAGGGTGTCGAGCGCGCCCGGTCGTGGGTGGAAGACGAGACCGGGAGCATGCGCGTTCGCGGCGGCGACTTCCCGCTCGACTCCGAGCGAATCGCCGCGTTGGTGTTGCTCGGCGGCGTCGAACGCTCCCAACGGGTCGAGGAGTTCATGGAGCGGGCTCGCGAGGCACAGGAACGAGACGACGAACCCGACGAGGACCCGGCCGAGCGGTTCCAGACCGAGGAGTTGGACGACCTGATCTGA
- a CDS encoding ATPase, T2SS/T4P/T4SS family: MFDDSEWGVPSVDDLRDELRRRTEASSRRRSDRSGDAPQSHCDCTTTVESGEGDDDPTLVVDASDCRGSSPPATADPDGTRPATRAPRGCLWRATGCRATVVAALADREVTTVACRSDGWIETYAGDGLTLLLAAGRFHARVQGYDDRLAARVRRDPVDAARAATGRTGPVGRLLGETGLGPVVGALLDDRQTGDEGDDGGGVGWTAALPPPAEGPTCALGRVRAPPQPVDTVADRHELDTGAVVRRVQNDADTERLHLTPFCVGLTNGARRLLAAAHDRLARGVVDGGGRAAERAVRTVAESEGVATDGGVGSGDTVASAAVAVDPPLDRLADVLDRHTRGLGFLGDLVATPGVTDCLVSAPVVETPVSVRVDGDRAITNVWLTESDARTLASRVRAESGRGLSRASPTADATVDGVRVAAVTDPLSDGPGFALRTAARGDDATGRAGSRTTSRGSAGGATSGDGSRWTLARLVAADTLPPRAAALLSLAVDRGAAGLVAGPRGAGKTTALGALLWELSPDVRTLAVEDTAELPLAALRAAGRDVQRLAVGTDDDAAASPTAAVRTALRLGEGALVVGEVRGREAQALYEAMRVGAAAETVLGTIHGSDAASVYERVVSDLGVAASAFGATDFVCALGADHRLVELAEVRPVEEGDSVTFATLFDRDGATGRVRRGDSRLLATLTHPEDSYGDTLDELAARAECARRLADLGRGETATLRATDATRPDATRPGGRADDPTWSDGGAGDSTRPDEFGTEGDDA, encoded by the coding sequence GTGTTCGACGACAGCGAGTGGGGTGTCCCGTCGGTCGACGACCTGAGAGACGAACTGCGGCGACGGACCGAGGCGTCGAGTAGACGACGTTCGGACCGGAGTGGAGACGCCCCCCAGAGCCACTGTGACTGTACGACGACGGTCGAGTCGGGGGAGGGCGACGACGACCCGACACTCGTCGTCGACGCGAGCGACTGTCGAGGGTCGTCACCTCCGGCCACCGCAGATCCGGACGGGACTCGACCCGCGACACGAGCGCCCCGTGGTTGCCTCTGGCGGGCGACCGGGTGTCGGGCGACGGTCGTCGCCGCACTCGCCGACCGTGAGGTGACGACCGTCGCGTGTCGGTCCGACGGGTGGATCGAGACGTACGCGGGCGACGGACTGACGCTGCTGCTCGCCGCGGGGCGCTTTCACGCGCGAGTCCAGGGGTACGACGACCGACTCGCCGCCCGTGTCCGTCGGGACCCCGTCGACGCGGCACGCGCGGCGACCGGACGCACCGGTCCGGTCGGACGACTCCTCGGAGAGACGGGGCTCGGACCCGTCGTCGGCGCCCTCCTCGACGACAGACAAACCGGAGACGAGGGCGACGACGGGGGCGGTGTCGGGTGGACGGCCGCTCTCCCGCCGCCGGCCGAGGGACCGACCTGTGCGCTCGGTCGCGTCCGTGCACCACCACAACCGGTCGACACGGTCGCCGACCGCCACGAACTCGACACCGGTGCGGTCGTCCGTCGGGTCCAGAACGACGCCGACACCGAGCGCCTCCACCTGACGCCGTTCTGTGTCGGACTCACGAACGGTGCACGTCGACTGCTCGCGGCGGCACACGACAGGCTCGCACGTGGCGTGGTCGACGGCGGGGGTCGTGCCGCCGAGCGGGCCGTCCGAACCGTCGCCGAGTCCGAGGGTGTCGCCACCGACGGCGGTGTCGGTAGCGGCGACACGGTCGCGTCCGCCGCCGTCGCCGTGGACCCCCCGCTCGACCGGTTGGCCGACGTGCTCGACAGACACACTCGCGGGTTGGGGTTCCTCGGCGACCTCGTCGCGACACCAGGTGTGACGGACTGTCTCGTGTCGGCGCCGGTCGTAGAGACGCCGGTGTCGGTCCGCGTGGACGGCGACCGTGCGATCACGAACGTCTGGCTGACGGAGTCGGACGCGCGGACCCTCGCCTCGCGGGTCCGTGCCGAGAGTGGGCGCGGACTCTCGCGAGCCAGTCCGACCGCAGACGCGACGGTCGACGGCGTCCGGGTCGCCGCCGTCACCGATCCGCTCAGTGACGGCCCTGGGTTCGCGCTGCGGACGGCGGCACGTGGCGACGACGCGACCGGGCGAGCTGGGAGTCGGACGACGAGTCGCGGGTCGGCGGGTGGTGCGACGAGCGGTGACGGGTCGCGGTGGACGCTCGCGCGACTCGTCGCGGCCGACACCCTCCCGCCGCGAGCGGCCGCACTCCTCTCGTTGGCAGTCGACCGCGGGGCGGCGGGGCTCGTCGCTGGCCCGCGCGGTGCCGGGAAGACAACGGCCCTGGGGGCGCTCCTGTGGGAACTCTCGCCGGACGTACGGACGCTCGCGGTGGAGGACACCGCCGAACTCCCACTCGCCGCGCTGCGGGCGGCCGGCCGAGACGTACAACGACTCGCGGTCGGGACGGACGACGACGCGGCGGCCTCGCCGACTGCGGCCGTCAGGACCGCACTCCGGCTGGGCGAGGGGGCACTCGTCGTGGGCGAAGTTCGGGGACGAGAGGCGCAGGCGCTGTACGAGGCGATGCGCGTCGGTGCCGCCGCGGAGACGGTGCTCGGGACGATCCACGGGAGCGACGCCGCGAGTGTGTACGAGCGGGTCGTCTCCGACTTGGGTGTCGCCGCGTCTGCCTTCGGCGCGACCGACTTCGTCTGCGCGCTCGGTGCGGATCACCGCCTCGTCGAACTCGCCGAAGTTCGGCCCGTGGAGGAGGGTGATTCGGTCACCTTCGCCACCCTGTTCGACCGGGACGGCGCGACGGGACGCGTCCGGCGTGGCGACAGTCGCCTCCTGGCGACCCTGACGCACCCCGAGGACTCCTACGGCGACACACTCGACGAACTCGCCGCTCGCGCGGAGTGTGCGCGGCGACTGGCCGATCTCGGGCGCGGAGAGACCGCGACCCTTCGCGCCACGGACGCGACTCGACCGGACGCGACTCGACCGGGCGGACGCGCCGACGACCCGACCTGGTCGGACGGGGGCGCCGGCGACTCGACCCGACCGGACGAGTTCGGCACGGAAGGGGACGACGCGTGA
- the guaB gene encoding IMP dehydrogenase, whose amino-acid sequence MERDAPSDAQFTEKLRVPEALTFDDVLLRPAESRVEPDEADVSTRVSKNVELTVPVLSAAMDTVTESELAIEMARRGGLGVLHRNMTVEQVVAEVERVKRADELVIRRENVVTASPDQTVREVDGMMEDEEVSGAPVVDDEDRVLGIISGTDIRPYLEVGESDAVREAMTDEVITAPEDVTPRDALELMYDHKIERVPVVDDEDHLVGLVTMQGVLQRREHTDAARDESGSLRVGVAVGPFEEERAVAADEAGADVLFIDCAHAHNLNVLDAAEAITAEVDADVVVGNVGTREAAEACVDFADGIKVGIGPGSICTTRVVSGAGMPQITAVAEVAEVAESHDVPVIADGGIRYSGDAIKAVAAGAHAVMLGSYFAGTEEAPGRVITMNGKRYKQYRGMGSVGAMSEGGGDRYLKDEEEGEEFVPEGVEAATPYKGPLASELHQLVGGMRSGMGYVGAETLEEVRQTAEFVRVSQAGQTEGHPHDVTITDEAPNYSPNE is encoded by the coding sequence ATGGAGAGAGACGCTCCTTCGGACGCTCAGTTCACCGAGAAGCTGCGGGTACCCGAGGCGCTGACCTTCGACGACGTGTTACTCCGCCCGGCGGAGAGCCGCGTCGAACCGGACGAGGCCGACGTGTCGACACGTGTGTCGAAGAACGTCGAGTTGACCGTTCCGGTGCTGTCGGCGGCGATGGACACGGTCACCGAGAGCGAGTTGGCGATCGAGATGGCTCGACGCGGAGGACTCGGTGTCCTCCACCGCAACATGACCGTCGAGCAGGTGGTCGCGGAGGTCGAGCGGGTCAAGCGAGCCGACGAACTCGTGATCCGTCGCGAGAACGTCGTCACCGCGAGTCCGGACCAGACCGTCCGAGAGGTCGACGGGATGATGGAGGACGAGGAGGTGTCGGGTGCGCCGGTCGTCGACGACGAGGACCGCGTGCTCGGGATCATCTCCGGCACGGACATCCGGCCGTACCTCGAGGTCGGCGAGTCGGACGCCGTCCGCGAGGCGATGACCGACGAGGTCATCACCGCGCCCGAGGACGTGACACCCCGCGACGCGCTGGAGCTGATGTACGACCACAAGATCGAGCGTGTCCCGGTCGTCGACGACGAGGATCACCTCGTCGGGCTGGTGACGATGCAGGGTGTGCTCCAGCGACGGGAACACACCGACGCCGCACGCGACGAGTCCGGCTCGTTGCGCGTCGGGGTCGCCGTCGGCCCGTTCGAGGAGGAACGCGCCGTCGCGGCCGACGAGGCCGGCGCCGACGTGTTGTTCATCGACTGCGCGCACGCCCACAACCTGAACGTGTTGGACGCCGCGGAGGCGATCACCGCGGAGGTCGACGCGGACGTGGTCGTCGGGAACGTCGGCACCCGCGAGGCGGCGGAGGCCTGTGTCGACTTCGCGGACGGGATCAAGGTCGGGATCGGTCCGGGGTCGATCTGTACCACGCGCGTCGTCTCCGGTGCCGGGATGCCACAGATCACGGCCGTCGCGGAGGTCGCGGAGGTCGCCGAGTCACACGACGTGCCGGTGATCGCCGACGGCGGGATCAGGTACTCCGGCGACGCGATCAAGGCCGTCGCCGCCGGCGCACACGCAGTGATGCTCGGCTCGTACTTCGCCGGCACGGAGGAGGCACCCGGTCGCGTCATCACGATGAACGGCAAGCGGTACAAACAGTACCGCGGGATGGGGTCGGTCGGCGCGATGAGCGAGGGCGGCGGCGACCGCTACCTCAAAGACGAGGAGGAGGGCGAGGAGTTCGTCCCCGAGGGTGTCGAGGCGGCGACACCGTACAAGGGCCCGCTCGCCTCCGAACTCCACCAGTTGGTCGGCGGGATGCGCTCGGGGATGGGCTACGTCGGCGCCGAGACGCTCGAGGAGGTCCGGCAGACGGCGGAGTTCGTCCGCGTCTCGCAGGCCGGCCAGACCGAGGGGCACCCGCACGACGTGACGATCACCGACGAGGCACCGAACTACTCGCCCAACGAGTGA
- a CDS encoding DUF5794 domain-containing protein, with product MSTSRHPVAYRLEQLVGGPTKLLATVMALPLVDGIFPALVLAGTLEQGPLRIVETGLLIFGGSATMAVILAEMDGSRREQVASILVLAAVLLPVAAVEAAMAETIRSLIDMPRFKRFAALVILAVAAKTASAEVGELLPRPAAIIGLGLLASVSPAGFQLVVELDPGLMVRAAAAAGVGVAFALGVALTGPKLRGRVDIDRFRFGSAVALGVLGLSILELGIVGSEHPVALGVLLVTMVFSYDPSGDGVVDAADGSDDDSDGSDDAGADGDETAVDEGTTESGRTDPYEYLDDDPDTLPDGVAGAESDPDRTPVPTVDEDATVVADGEGHDVGARGVVSARESWGTEAAIDPVDAESEASERTDADGVARPAANGSSADSERRTDADVEPESDEETESGAESDADPESTESADPVDERAPWL from the coding sequence ATGAGCACCTCACGTCACCCGGTCGCCTACCGACTCGAACAGTTGGTCGGCGGCCCGACGAAGCTGTTGGCGACGGTGATGGCCCTCCCGCTCGTCGACGGCATCTTCCCGGCACTCGTGTTGGCCGGCACGTTGGAACAGGGCCCGCTGCGGATCGTCGAGACCGGGCTGTTGATCTTCGGCGGCTCGGCGACGATGGCGGTCATCCTCGCGGAGATGGACGGCTCGCGCCGCGAGCAGGTCGCCTCGATTCTGGTGTTGGCGGCCGTGTTGCTCCCGGTCGCCGCCGTGGAGGCGGCGATGGCCGAGACCATCCGGAGTCTGATCGACATGCCGCGGTTCAAGCGGTTCGCCGCGCTGGTGATCCTGGCGGTCGCCGCGAAGACGGCCAGCGCGGAGGTCGGCGAACTGCTGCCACGTCCCGCCGCGATCATCGGATTGGGGCTGTTGGCGAGTGTCTCGCCGGCCGGGTTCCAGTTGGTCGTCGAGTTGGACCCGGGGTTGATGGTACGCGCGGCGGCCGCCGCGGGTGTCGGCGTCGCCTTCGCGTTGGGCGTGGCGCTCACCGGACCGAAGCTCCGCGGGCGGGTCGACATCGACCGCTTCCGGTTCGGCTCGGCGGTCGCCTTGGGTGTGCTCGGGTTGTCGATCCTCGAGTTGGGGATCGTCGGCTCCGAGCACCCGGTCGCGCTGGGTGTCCTGCTCGTCACGATGGTGTTCTCGTACGACCCCAGCGGGGACGGAGTGGTCGACGCCGCGGACGGGTCCGACGACGACTCCGACGGCTCGGACGACGCGGGCGCCGACGGCGACGAGACGGCGGTCGACGAGGGGACGACGGAGAGCGGTCGGACGGACCCCTACGAGTACCTGGACGACGACCCGGACACGCTCCCGGACGGCGTGGCCGGTGCCGAGAGCGACCCGGACCGCACGCCCGTGCCGACCGTCGACGAGGACGCGACCGTCGTCGCGGACGGCGAGGGGCACGACGTCGGCGCGCGTGGCGTCGTCTCGGCCCGCGAGAGTTGGGGCACCGAGGCGGCCATCGACCCCGTCGACGCCGAGAGCGAGGCGAGCGAGCGGACGGACGCCGACGGGGTTGCGCGGCCGGCTGCGAACGGATCGTCGGCCGACAGCGAGCGCCGGACCGATGCGGACGTGGAGCCGGAGTCGGATGAGGAGACGGAGTCCGGCGCGGAGTCGGACGCAGACCCGGAGTCCACGGAGTCCGCGGATCCGGTGGACGAGCGGGCGCCGTGGCTGTGA
- a CDS encoding DUF5795 family protein produces the protein MSNRVVQGRMVTPERLAELVEGESVMDAEDIEDADRDCPDCGGDVLSVGYMPDVTAFVTGYKCQDCDWSEREA, from the coding sequence ATGAGCAACCGCGTGGTGCAGGGGCGGATGGTGACGCCCGAACGGCTGGCGGAGCTGGTGGAAGGGGAGTCCGTGATGGACGCCGAGGACATCGAGGACGCCGACCGCGACTGTCCCGACTGCGGCGGCGACGTGCTCTCCGTCGGCTACATGCCCGACGTGACCGCGTTCGTCACCGGCTACAAGTGTCAGGACTGCGACTGGAGCGAGCGCGAGGCGTGA
- a CDS encoding AbrB/MazE/SpoVT family DNA-binding domain-containing protein, which yields MQEVSETKVNDSGSVAIPAAVREEAEIEAGDKLRWTVDEGGNLSVEVIRERFGAFDDFEPFETEEPVDGVEAKHTAGVE from the coding sequence ATGCAAGAAGTCAGTGAGACGAAGGTGAACGACAGCGGTTCAGTGGCGATCCCGGCGGCGGTGCGGGAGGAGGCGGAGATCGAAGCGGGTGACAAACTGAGGTGGACAGTAGACGAGGGCGGAAATCTGTCGGTGGAGGTGATTAGAGAGCGGTTCGGAGCGTTCGACGACTTCGAGCCATTCGAGACGGAGGAGCCGGTGGACGGGGTCGAGGCGAAGCACACTGCTGGTGTGGAGTGA
- a CDS encoding type II toxin-antitoxin system VapC family toxin yields the protein MQQALVDTSVLIAGTFEKDDNHERGLELLRGFDRGKLPRGVVPTPMLKELLDFTLERKSPEDAEDVLDRLQESGGFEIVYPARGDFERGKLLFRKHADLGLADGMLVGLAERTETRYVFSFDDDFDDPGGVTRLNSAVNPYDSSE from the coding sequence ATGCAGCAGGCGTTGGTAGACACGTCGGTTCTGATTGCGGGTACGTTCGAGAAGGACGATAACCACGAGAGGGGGTTAGAGCTACTGCGGGGGTTCGACAGGGGGAAACTACCGAGGGGAGTCGTCCCGACGCCGATGCTGAAGGAATTGTTGGATTTCACGCTGGAACGGAAGTCACCAGAGGACGCGGAGGACGTGCTGGATCGACTTCAGGAGAGCGGTGGATTCGAGATCGTGTACCCTGCGCGAGGTGACTTCGAGCGGGGGAAATTGCTGTTCCGTAAGCACGCCGACTTGGGGCTGGCGGACGGGATGTTGGTAGGGTTGGCAGAGCGAACAGAGACGAGGTACGTGTTCTCTTTCGACGATGATTTTGATGATCCGGGTGGAGTGACCCGTCTAAATTCGGCTGTAAATCCGTACGACAGTAGTGAGTAG
- a CDS encoding NUDIX domain-containing protein codes for METTRHHTATVYVVSDGAVALHEHPKLGIRIPPGGHLDRDELPHECGLREVREETGLEPTLVDDTEPVPAPAGETLPSPRHTMLYDIDVREDGSVAHQHVDHVFFAAAETREIDPAAGEAPASVWDWYTAAELRDNEIDADTVQIGVEAIETVAAATE; via the coding sequence GTGGAGACGACACGCCACCACACGGCGACCGTCTACGTGGTCAGTGACGGGGCAGTCGCGTTGCACGAACACCCGAAGTTGGGGATCAGGATTCCGCCCGGTGGCCACCTGGATCGGGACGAACTCCCCCACGAGTGTGGCCTCCGGGAGGTCCGCGAGGAGACGGGGTTGGAGCCGACGCTGGTCGACGACACGGAGCCGGTGCCGGCGCCGGCGGGAGAGACGCTGCCGTCGCCGCGGCACACGATGTTGTACGACATCGACGTTCGCGAGGACGGGTCGGTGGCACACCAGCACGTCGACCACGTGTTCTTCGCGGCCGCCGAGACCCGGGAGATCGACCCCGCGGCGGGCGAGGCGCCGGCGAGCGTCTGGGACTGGTACACGGCCGCCGAGCTACGTGACAATGAGATCGACGCGGACACCGTCCAGATCGGGGTCGAAGCGATCGAGACGGTCGCGGCGGCGACGGAGTGA
- a CDS encoding transcription initiation factor IIB family protein: protein MSENVRNYTSERARTRETETETEETESADESVQCPECGGNLVNDSERGETLCRDCGLVVEEDEIDRGPEWRAFDAKEKDEKSRVGAPTTNMMHDKGLSTNIGWQDKDAYGKQLSSRQREKMQRLRTWNERFRTRDSKERNLKQALGEIDRMASALGLPENVRETASVIYRRALDEDLLPGRSIEGVSTSSLYAAARQAGTPRSLDEIANVSRVEKDEIARTYRYIVRELNLEIQPADPESYVPRFASDLELSEESERRARQLLSTAKEQGVHSGKSPVGLAAAAVYAASLLTNEKVTQSEVSEVANISEVTIRNRYHELLEAEEKVQMP from the coding sequence ATGAGTGAGAACGTCCGCAACTACACTAGCGAACGAGCCAGGACCCGCGAGACCGAGACGGAGACGGAGGAGACGGAGAGCGCCGACGAGTCGGTACAGTGTCCCGAGTGTGGTGGGAACCTGGTGAACGACTCCGAGCGGGGCGAGACCCTCTGTCGCGACTGTGGGCTCGTCGTCGAGGAGGACGAGATCGACCGTGGGCCGGAGTGGCGCGCGTTCGACGCCAAAGAGAAAGACGAGAAGTCCCGCGTCGGCGCCCCGACGACCAACATGATGCACGACAAGGGGCTGTCGACCAACATCGGGTGGCAGGACAAAGACGCCTACGGGAAACAGCTCTCCAGTCGCCAGCGCGAGAAGATGCAGCGGCTCCGCACGTGGAACGAGCGGTTCCGCACCCGCGACTCCAAGGAGCGCAACCTCAAGCAGGCGCTCGGGGAGATCGACCGGATGGCCTCCGCGCTGGGCCTGCCGGAGAACGTCCGCGAGACCGCGAGCGTGATCTACCGGCGTGCACTCGACGAAGACCTGCTGCCGGGGCGGTCGATCGAGGGTGTGTCCACGTCGTCGCTGTACGCGGCGGCACGGCAGGCGGGGACGCCACGTTCGCTCGACGAGATCGCGAACGTCTCCCGCGTCGAGAAAGACGAGATCGCTCGGACGTACCGGTACATCGTCCGGGAGCTCAACCTCGAGATCCAGCCGGCGGACCCGGAGAGCTACGTGCCGCGGTTCGCGTCGGATCTGGAGCTCTCGGAGGAGTCCGAGCGGCGCGCACGGCAGTTGCTCTCGACGGCGAAAGAACAGGGTGTCCACTCCGGGAAGTCCCCGGTCGGGTTGGCGGCCGCGGCGGTGTACGCCGCGTCGCTGTTGACCAACGAGAAGGTCACCCAGAGCGAGGTGAGCGAGGTCGCGAACATCTCCGAGGTCACGATCCGCAACCGCTACCACGAGTTGCTGGAGGCCGAGGAGAAGGTCCAGATGCCCTGA